The following coding sequences lie in one Methanopyrus sp. SNP6 genomic window:
- a CDS encoding AIR synthase-related protein yields the protein MARGTSSYKDLRRHVLRYTVDDVKVVRLLPEFGRAEVGLADYDDAAVVMVDGKLVVSSDGPYAFRLVRKSALVHASTDVLVAGGEPRFAVDTIIAPTEKGALEAAKWIGRQARALGIEILGGNTMIEDDVEEPKVSMTVMGPLVAPEPITDCGAESGDSVLLVGEPIHGSFQERMERARRLFDAFPELARRGLVKAAKDVTKGGLVAMAALVCAKSGVGMDLNSVPYSSITRNWDNVLAVVSQDDVEEVLDVCAERGCPVTVLGEVIEEPILRIAGRTLVDSELIAKIEDHLKTFKNFKES from the coding sequence GTGGCCCGAGGGACCTCCTCCTATAAAGATTTGCGTCGGCACGTGCTCAGGTACACCGTGGACGACGTCAAGGTGGTAAGGTTACTCCCGGAGTTCGGTCGAGCGGAAGTCGGTCTAGCCGACTACGACGATGCGGCCGTGGTGATGGTGGATGGGAAGCTCGTAGTCAGCTCTGACGGTCCATATGCGTTCCGGTTGGTAAGGAAGTCGGCCCTTGTCCACGCCTCAACGGACGTGCTAGTGGCCGGAGGGGAGCCACGATTCGCTGTCGACACCATCATCGCACCCACGGAGAAGGGAGCGCTGGAGGCCGCGAAATGGATAGGACGACAAGCGCGTGCGCTGGGTATCGAGATACTCGGCGGCAACACGATGATCGAGGACGACGTCGAAGAGCCGAAAGTATCGATGACAGTGATGGGGCCGCTCGTAGCTCCCGAGCCGATCACGGACTGCGGGGCCGAGTCCGGGGATTCGGTCCTGCTCGTGGGTGAGCCTATCCATGGGAGTTTCCAGGAGAGGATGGAAAGAGCACGCCGTCTGTTCGACGCATTCCCAGAGTTGGCCCGTAGGGGGCTGGTGAAAGCGGCAAAAGACGTGACTAAAGGAGGTCTTGTAGCTATGGCGGCCCTCGTCTGCGCTAAGTCCGGTGTTGGAATGGATTTGAACTCGGTTCCCTACTCATCCATCACTCGGAACTGGGATAACGTCCTCGCCGTCGTATCCCAGGATGACGTCGAGGAAGTCCTCGATGTGTGCGCCGAGCGTGGGTGTCCTGTGACGGTGCTCGGCGAGGTAATCGAAGAACCCATCCTTCGAATCGCCGGTCGAACACTCGTCGACAGTGAGCTCATAGCGAAGATCGAGGATCATCTCAAAACATTTAAAAATTTCAAAGAATCTTAA
- a CDS encoding AEC family transporter, producing the protein MGGLEVFPEVLGLVFIGYTLRKVGIFSEDTPSHLNAYVVYLAMPALVFSAMLRAPIQGLLQHLKLVVISMLLSVTCAFIGFAIARNTARDRRDAIAAALASGLGNTGFFGYPICLSTFGEPGLEAAVFYDFGTTLSVIAAYLMLSSRRENPLKMSLRFPPAHAAVAGICWTALGLHLPDTIRSTLQLLGRSVVPVIMVSLGASLRWDLPKSVINVIPTVWVVKLCTSPVVAVAIAPSGLDGKVAVLEAAMPPALMNLVLAELLGLRLHVTAALVFSTTVISLATVPTVIYLISGGGGA; encoded by the coding sequence GTGGGAGGACTGGAAGTGTTCCCCGAGGTACTCGGACTAGTGTTCATTGGATACACGTTACGTAAGGTTGGGATCTTCTCCGAAGATACACCCTCTCACCTCAACGCGTACGTGGTTTATTTGGCCATGCCGGCGTTAGTGTTCTCCGCGATGTTGAGGGCCCCGATCCAGGGGCTACTCCAACATCTCAAGCTCGTGGTTATCTCGATGTTGCTGTCGGTCACGTGTGCCTTCATCGGTTTCGCGATCGCTCGTAATACGGCGCGCGATCGGCGCGATGCGATAGCCGCTGCCCTAGCCTCGGGTTTGGGAAACACCGGGTTTTTTGGGTACCCCATATGCCTCTCCACATTCGGGGAACCGGGCCTCGAAGCGGCGGTTTTCTACGACTTCGGGACGACCTTGTCGGTGATAGCGGCCTACCTGATGCTGTCTTCCCGCCGCGAAAACCCATTGAAGATGAGCCTACGCTTTCCGCCCGCCCATGCCGCCGTCGCTGGGATATGTTGGACGGCCCTCGGACTTCACCTGCCCGATACCATCCGCTCGACTCTGCAGTTGCTGGGACGCTCCGTAGTGCCGGTCATCATGGTCTCACTCGGAGCCTCACTTCGGTGGGATCTCCCCAAATCCGTCATCAATGTGATACCGACCGTCTGGGTCGTTAAGTTGTGTACATCACCGGTAGTGGCGGTGGCAATCGCCCCATCGGGGTTGGACGGTAAAGTGGCCGTTCTAGAAGCCGCAATGCCTCCGGCCCTGATGAACTTGGTACTGGCAGAGCTCTTGGGACTGAGACTGCACGTAACCGCCGCCCTGGTGTTCTCGACTACCGTGATATCGCTAGCGACGGTTCCGACGGTGATCTACCTGATATCGGGTGGTGGTGGAGCGTGA
- a CDS encoding FAD-binding protein: MAVKSYDIIVIGAGPAGLSAAIHDARDGVEDLVVAQELGWSAHHGA, encoded by the coding sequence ATGGCTGTGAAGTCGTACGACATCATCGTAATCGGGGCCGGACCCGCCGGGCTCTCCGCCGCTATCCATGACGCTAGAGACGGGGTCGAGGACCTCGTCGTCGCGCAGGAGCTCGGTTGGTCAGCTCACCACGGCGCCTGA
- a CDS encoding GMC family oxidoreductase, with product MKVYIVGAGPSGCWVARRVNEMGYDVTVITHPENRLQSERFGHYRVYYGEGLGGSARYSMGNFWFWGPEGLRRPFERVLRDMTCEVRRTPDSVMSNLDIEFEEAAEDVGLEPEHMPKSVHFDLCDGCGECLECPRNAKWVPQDELPEGVSVLRDECIRFEFSGGKAAAIVLRSQTVELETDDIVVLCAGCPGTPRLLERSGIDADGPLFVDAYIHVVSDLEAEPGIQMPIIVDMGEYILSPHRTSAYEGKYSIMVKIADELSGDVISGEKPISVREIELFAEGCAVAGEIISRMGGRVRAVTEPSGAHPGGTLSDRVDNRYALEGYDNVYVVDANVLPEPLGKPPVGVILAMAEDFCDKLRRSG from the coding sequence TTGAAGGTCTATATCGTGGGCGCAGGCCCTTCGGGATGTTGGGTAGCGCGGCGAGTTAATGAGATGGGATACGACGTTACCGTGATTACCCACCCCGAGAACAGACTGCAGTCGGAGCGCTTCGGGCATTATAGGGTTTACTACGGAGAGGGGCTCGGTGGCTCCGCCAGGTACTCGATGGGTAACTTCTGGTTTTGGGGCCCTGAGGGCCTCCGGAGGCCATTTGAGCGAGTTCTCCGCGACATGACGTGCGAGGTACGAAGAACACCTGACTCGGTCATGTCAAACCTCGATATTGAGTTCGAAGAGGCCGCTGAGGACGTCGGACTTGAACCAGAGCATATGCCTAAATCCGTTCATTTTGATCTGTGTGATGGGTGTGGAGAATGCTTAGAGTGTCCGAGAAATGCGAAGTGGGTTCCACAGGACGAGCTGCCTGAAGGAGTTAGCGTACTGAGAGACGAGTGCATTCGATTTGAGTTTTCTGGAGGTAAAGCGGCCGCTATCGTACTTAGATCCCAGACAGTAGAACTTGAAACCGACGACATTGTTGTATTGTGCGCGGGTTGTCCCGGCACACCCCGGCTCCTGGAGCGTAGCGGAATAGACGCAGACGGTCCGCTGTTCGTGGACGCTTACATCCACGTCGTGTCCGACCTGGAGGCGGAACCCGGCATTCAAATGCCAATAATCGTCGACATGGGTGAGTACATCTTGTCTCCACATCGAACTTCGGCTTATGAGGGCAAATACTCGATCATGGTGAAAATTGCGGACGAACTCTCGGGCGACGTCATCAGCGGGGAGAAACCAATCAGCGTCCGAGAGATAGAGCTTTTCGCTGAAGGGTGCGCGGTGGCGGGCGAAATCATCTCAAGGATGGGGGGTAGAGTACGCGCCGTCACGGAGCCTTCGGGCGCACATCCCGGTGGAACGTTGTCCGATAGAGTCGACAACAGGTACGCGCTGGAGGGATACGACAACGTTTACGTCGTGGATGCTAACGTATTGCCCGAGCCGTTGGGTAAACCCCCAGTCGGTGTTATCTTGGCGATGGCAGAGGACTTCTGCGACAAGCTGAGGAGGAGCGGCTGA
- a CDS encoding GTP-binding protein, whose product MKRRINVAIAGHVDHGKSSLLESITGEFPDKEEFELSRGITAVMKVIPTEWKGVEIRFIDTPGHSDFREEVGKALLVSDGLVLVVAADDGVQARTEVIIEEAKELGLPVVLAVNKMDKEGADFERVVREVKERGLEPVAAVPTSAKTGEGIEDLLDAIVEHIEPRGWGDPDEETAFLVVDVGEREGLGSVATGVVRAGTLKPGDELRYEGEVYRVRALLSPDEKRMQEAQPGDVVLVAMDRAPETGILLTETGGYRVENPEDVRPCVRYTVEVDDLRKARDILEDVERRNLGVETEIIDERRIKISCLGDVQFDKIRSELEGAGIQVEVTSREFEGVKTVGGRAVGRSGPVEVEVLPRASEGVRVFKRGKDRATTKEITTVHLVAEELGLDGLVVNILSEGESPPEALADAIAAAIEEVGIFELYPIENVLIEVDNVGKAASLVYKHEGQVIESDESSIKAIVPAPRLNELVSDLMTETSGRARIRLISSAGAGGPILSVDPGEVNFGIAYIPRRGPCDVTSVKLTGHTRDAKVEELRRTLKMFLADREEPNLVYVGNGPGHDVAVEAVVDVLPEVEIVLVDERETTKEAVYRLSSGKLENVRSRDLRDHGVAALAIARRGQLGRRVKKRVDRETVRRAVVTAFGGGSRRFGDYSRLPIRNPEELEEGTMLQVKDPNAITTGLSKGEVVVFHGWREDGGMIASTLTGNRVIIKPRDGRSLKNPRRFFEVFRPVKPKRGSQKGEG is encoded by the coding sequence GTGAAGAGACGTATCAACGTCGCGATCGCCGGTCACGTAGACCATGGTAAATCCTCGCTGCTCGAGAGCATCACCGGGGAGTTTCCTGACAAAGAGGAGTTCGAGCTCAGCCGCGGTATCACTGCGGTCATGAAGGTGATACCGACGGAATGGAAAGGCGTAGAGATACGTTTCATCGACACGCCGGGACACTCGGACTTCAGGGAGGAGGTGGGTAAAGCGCTGTTAGTGTCGGACGGCTTAGTGCTCGTCGTGGCGGCCGACGACGGCGTGCAAGCTAGGACGGAAGTCATCATCGAGGAGGCGAAGGAGCTCGGGCTGCCAGTGGTCCTAGCGGTAAACAAGATGGACAAGGAAGGGGCGGATTTCGAGCGTGTAGTCAGGGAGGTCAAAGAACGAGGGCTCGAACCCGTGGCCGCCGTCCCCACGTCGGCCAAAACGGGTGAGGGAATCGAGGACTTACTGGACGCTATCGTGGAACACATCGAACCGCGCGGGTGGGGAGACCCGGACGAGGAGACGGCTTTCCTCGTCGTCGACGTCGGAGAGCGGGAAGGACTCGGTTCGGTAGCTACCGGAGTGGTGCGTGCGGGTACCCTGAAACCTGGGGATGAACTCCGATACGAGGGAGAGGTCTATAGGGTTCGGGCCCTCCTCTCCCCGGACGAGAAACGAATGCAAGAAGCTCAGCCGGGTGACGTAGTACTGGTCGCGATGGACCGTGCGCCGGAGACAGGAATCCTTCTTACGGAAACAGGAGGGTACAGGGTCGAGAACCCCGAGGACGTGCGCCCTTGCGTCCGGTACACTGTCGAGGTAGACGACTTGAGGAAAGCCCGTGATATTCTCGAAGACGTAGAAAGGAGGAACCTCGGGGTCGAAACCGAGATCATCGATGAACGCCGCATTAAGATCTCGTGTCTCGGTGACGTACAATTCGACAAGATCCGCTCGGAGCTCGAGGGAGCGGGAATTCAGGTAGAGGTTACGTCCAGAGAGTTCGAGGGGGTGAAGACCGTCGGTGGAAGGGCGGTGGGTCGCTCCGGTCCGGTCGAGGTCGAGGTGCTCCCAAGAGCCTCTGAAGGCGTTCGGGTGTTCAAGCGGGGCAAGGATCGCGCCACCACGAAGGAGATTACAACGGTCCACCTAGTCGCGGAGGAACTCGGACTGGACGGACTCGTCGTGAACATACTCTCCGAGGGCGAATCCCCTCCCGAAGCTCTAGCGGATGCTATCGCGGCGGCGATTGAAGAGGTCGGGATCTTCGAACTGTACCCGATCGAGAACGTACTTATTGAGGTAGACAACGTCGGGAAGGCAGCTTCCCTGGTGTACAAGCACGAGGGGCAAGTCATCGAATCGGACGAGTCTTCGATCAAGGCGATAGTGCCGGCGCCGCGGCTTAACGAGCTCGTGAGCGATCTCATGACGGAGACGTCGGGACGGGCGAGGATACGACTGATCTCGTCCGCAGGTGCGGGTGGCCCGATACTATCCGTGGATCCGGGCGAGGTGAACTTTGGGATCGCGTACATCCCCAGAAGAGGTCCTTGCGACGTCACCTCCGTCAAGCTAACCGGGCACACCCGTGACGCCAAGGTGGAAGAGCTGAGGCGTACACTGAAGATGTTCTTAGCGGACCGAGAAGAACCGAACCTCGTGTACGTCGGTAACGGACCAGGTCACGATGTGGCTGTCGAAGCCGTAGTGGATGTGCTTCCTGAGGTCGAGATAGTGTTAGTCGACGAGCGTGAGACGACGAAGGAAGCCGTGTACAGGTTATCGTCGGGCAAGCTCGAGAACGTTCGATCCAGGGACCTCCGGGATCACGGAGTAGCGGCGCTCGCGATCGCACGTCGCGGACAACTCGGTCGTAGGGTGAAGAAGCGCGTGGATCGTGAGACGGTCAGACGAGCCGTCGTCACGGCCTTCGGAGGTGGCTCTCGAAGGTTTGGCGATTACTCCAGACTACCGATACGCAATCCGGAGGAGTTGGAAGAAGGGACGATGCTACAAGTGAAGGATCCGAACGCAATCACGACTGGGCTGTCGAAAGGCGAAGTAGTCGTGTTCCACGGTTGGAGGGAGGACGGAGGGATGATCGCGTCGACGTTGACCGGAAACCGGGTGATCATCAAGCCGCGAGACGGTCGGTCGCTGAAGAACCCGCGTCGGTTCTTCGAGGTGTTCAGGCCGGTGAAGCCGAAACGAGGCTCGCAGAAAGGAGAGGGGTGA
- a CDS encoding deoxyuridine 5'-triphosphate nucleotidohydrolase, whose amino-acid sequence MILGEHVLRELFPDLDENQYQPAGIDLKLDRVFRLEGQSALLEGDDKRLPEYREVETESGVFELEPNVPYVLELAPELEVPEDTAALFLPRSTLLRSGVSVHTALGDPGFRGKIRVLAVNHHTAPYRVARGERVVQAVFLRAEDAGRYEGNYGR is encoded by the coding sequence ATGATCTTGGGAGAGCACGTACTACGGGAGCTGTTCCCCGACTTGGACGAGAACCAGTACCAGCCAGCTGGCATCGATCTCAAGCTGGATAGGGTTTTCCGTCTCGAGGGTCAGAGTGCCCTGTTGGAGGGCGACGATAAGCGGCTACCGGAGTATCGCGAAGTCGAAACCGAAAGTGGGGTGTTCGAGCTCGAACCGAATGTCCCTTACGTACTCGAGCTGGCACCCGAGCTCGAGGTCCCAGAAGACACTGCCGCCCTATTCCTACCGCGATCTACACTATTAAGATCCGGTGTCTCCGTACATACGGCTCTCGGCGACCCGGGTTTCAGGGGTAAGATCAGGGTTCTCGCCGTCAATCACCACACGGCACCGTACCGGGTAGCCCGTGGAGAACGTGTCGTTCAGGCTGTGTTCCTCCGGGCGGAAGATGCTGGTCGGTACGAGGGGAACTACGGCCGATGA
- a CDS encoding MBL fold metallo-hydrolase, producing MTVVVVVRKGKLVRSASGGVLEADSSSTLVLTEEMNLLVDTGNEDPKGLIRDLEPYGVDAVIFTHGHRDHVGNARTIAEAFHPEFYAHEKEVGSIPVDVDPIDSFDPPEGVEIIETPGHTPGHISVVVGGRIVIAGDACPTPDNALKRVPPAVSWDRELAEDSLEKVLSYPVVIPGHGVHLRR from the coding sequence ATGACAGTAGTAGTGGTCGTGCGGAAAGGTAAACTGGTAAGATCGGCGTCCGGCGGCGTGCTAGAGGCCGACTCGTCGTCCACCCTCGTTCTCACGGAGGAGATGAACCTGTTGGTAGACACCGGAAACGAGGACCCGAAAGGACTGATCCGCGATCTCGAGCCGTACGGCGTCGACGCCGTTATCTTCACCCACGGACATCGGGATCACGTAGGTAACGCCCGGACGATCGCCGAGGCGTTCCACCCGGAATTCTACGCGCACGAGAAGGAGGTTGGATCGATCCCCGTCGACGTGGACCCTATCGACTCGTTCGACCCGCCCGAAGGTGTCGAGATCATCGAGACTCCGGGTCACACCCCTGGTCATATATCCGTAGTCGTGGGGGGCCGGATCGTGATCGCCGGGGACGCGTGTCCGACTCCCGACAACGCGCTGAAACGCGTACCGCCGGCTGTCAGTTGGGACCGCGAACTCGCGGAAGACTCCCTCGAGAAGGTTCTGTCGTACCCGGTCGTTATACCGGGACACGGGGTACACCTTAGGCGGTGA
- a CDS encoding MFS transporter, giving the protein MSVVRWSLYVNSAVISAAAALMLPNVPVYVYSRGGDELAASLVLSMFSITMTITSLASTSLLEGVRAGIPICLGCLGYGWALLPFFVHGSIASLTLARALQGVCSGFSFPANVAAALQLGRSVVSKNNFWSNVGFITGYLASSHVRDPFGICSVLSVLAAVLSLPLLTLRIQPLEDVSAYHGYPVAFGAALALTLASTLPNSAITLLAPKYGGDYGLVIAMMTAVGGVAQLLGPRLGELESTLLATVLCVVSAALGYSIASVLAAGTATGLMYYAANVYSGGGRGVRAVSTAIGVGYAVNQTIVGAILSAGLDGWRFATLAAAAITLVSLLGVRR; this is encoded by the coding sequence GTGTCCGTCGTCCGTTGGTCCCTTTACGTCAACTCGGCGGTGATTTCGGCGGCGGCAGCCCTGATGCTCCCGAACGTACCGGTATACGTATACAGTCGTGGCGGGGATGAGCTCGCGGCCAGCCTAGTCCTATCGATGTTCTCGATCACGATGACTATCACCTCTTTGGCTTCAACGAGCCTCCTGGAAGGAGTTCGAGCTGGTATCCCTATATGTTTGGGATGTCTGGGATACGGTTGGGCCCTTCTACCTTTCTTCGTTCACGGCTCGATAGCGTCATTGACTCTCGCCAGAGCCCTTCAAGGAGTCTGCTCTGGATTCTCTTTCCCAGCTAACGTGGCCGCCGCACTACAGTTGGGACGTTCCGTAGTGTCCAAGAACAATTTCTGGTCCAACGTCGGTTTCATCACCGGCTATTTGGCTTCTTCCCACGTACGGGACCCGTTCGGTATCTGCTCGGTCCTCAGCGTACTCGCCGCGGTCTTAAGTCTTCCACTGTTGACGCTGAGGATCCAACCGTTGGAAGACGTAAGCGCGTATCACGGGTATCCGGTGGCGTTCGGAGCTGCGCTCGCACTTACGCTGGCCTCGACACTACCCAACTCAGCCATCACACTCCTTGCCCCCAAATACGGAGGTGATTACGGGCTCGTAATCGCCATGATGACCGCGGTCGGGGGAGTAGCTCAACTTCTAGGTCCCAGGCTCGGTGAACTCGAGTCAACACTGCTGGCGACCGTACTCTGCGTGGTCAGTGCTGCTCTCGGCTACTCGATAGCGAGCGTGCTCGCGGCCGGAACCGCCACAGGTCTCATGTACTACGCGGCTAACGTCTACAGCGGTGGAGGTAGGGGAGTTAGGGCCGTTTCCACGGCAATAGGAGTGGGTTACGCCGTGAATCAGACGATAGTGGGAGCGATCCTGTCCGCGGGACTCGACGGTTGGAGGTTCGCCACTCTCGCGGCGGCGGCGATAACACTGGTATCTCTCCTCGGGGTGAGGCGTTGA
- a CDS encoding cation diffusion facilitator family transporter translates to MSRVEERLQEVRRGALIGIYGNVLLSALKIAIGYIASSWALVSDGVHSLGDTVSSVMVLLGAKVARKPPDARHMYGHYKAEALAGLGVSMMVTFTGLLLLWESMMRLHNPEPPTSTLPLAVALGTVAAKEGMYRYTLRLAERIGSSALKADAKHHRSDALSSVAASVGIAGALLGYPWADPGAALVVSLMVAHMGLELCWESIHELMDVAPEDELLERVHEIVENTLQDVDFDVELIAVRGRKMGPAYHFDVFIAADPEAHLQELDVVRRRIVNGIRREISAAELVTVEFVPT, encoded by the coding sequence TTGAGCCGCGTCGAGGAGCGCCTTCAGGAAGTTCGTAGAGGTGCGCTGATAGGGATCTACGGAAACGTCCTTTTATCGGCTCTCAAAATAGCGATAGGATATATCGCCAGCAGCTGGGCGTTGGTCTCCGACGGCGTTCATTCCCTGGGAGATACCGTATCTTCCGTAATGGTACTCTTGGGCGCCAAAGTCGCCCGAAAACCGCCGGACGCCCGTCACATGTACGGTCACTACAAGGCCGAAGCCCTCGCAGGACTGGGAGTTTCCATGATGGTCACGTTCACGGGTCTTCTACTGCTATGGGAGTCAATGATGCGTCTTCACAACCCGGAACCACCGACTTCCACACTGCCCTTAGCGGTGGCCCTCGGAACCGTGGCGGCTAAGGAAGGTATGTACAGGTACACACTGAGGCTGGCCGAACGCATAGGAAGCTCGGCGCTGAAAGCGGACGCTAAGCACCATCGCAGTGATGCCCTATCCTCGGTGGCTGCTAGCGTCGGTATCGCCGGAGCACTCTTGGGATATCCATGGGCGGATCCCGGTGCCGCGCTCGTAGTCTCGCTGATGGTCGCGCACATGGGTCTGGAGTTGTGTTGGGAGAGCATCCACGAGCTTATGGACGTGGCTCCCGAGGACGAACTACTCGAGCGCGTTCACGAGATCGTGGAGAACACACTTCAAGACGTTGATTTTGACGTTGAACTCATCGCGGTGCGTGGCAGGAAGATGGGTCCGGCCTACCATTTCGACGTTTTCATAGCCGCGGATCCTGAAGCACATCTCCAGGAACTCGATGTCGTCAGGAGACGGATCGTGAATGGGATCCGCCGAGAAATATCCGCCGCCGAGCTCGTAACCGTGGAATTCGTCCCAACGTAA